The following proteins come from a genomic window of Helicobacter sp. MIT 99-5507:
- the polA gene encoding DNA polymerase I translates to MKTLSIIDTFGYFFRNFYAMPKLKSKDGKPSGVLLGFANLINQLYNDDSNYIIFALEGEGDKKRKDIASDYKANRKEIDIDLSLQIQIAIEWIKKMNLPYISINGYEADDAIASIKSIVKDVNIRIVSVDKDLYQLIDSNTYIYDPIKKKSIYKEECFEKFGVYPEQFVDYQSLVGDSSDNVSGIKGIGTKTAQKLISNFNSLDGVYNNIHSLKNFLTPKLISRIIEGKDSAYQSKELVRLRDDLLDSFDLESTLKPATNPLFLIEDELKSYDINILSKIKKDLHITKNKSLLNFECIKIVDTKELHKIIDSIDKNSIVAFDTETNSLDVKSSDIVGFSFAYSLDVGYYVPLNHFYLGVEEQISISDAKKALEKLFKHHIIGHNLKFDIAVIKRNFDLEITDYSDTLILAWLENPSGMLNLDYQTKKNFDYVTTKFEDIVNKGDTFASVQIDIATKYGAQDSICSLALYHHFMNTLNKNLLDIARNVEFPFIKVLIEMEGNGIGIDLDFFHQLKLELESKIKDISSKIYSIAGNEFNINSTRQLGDVLFNKFNLKKGRILKSGYSTDEKTLESLIDSHPIIPCILEHRELNKLLNTYVIPIINLNINRRIYTSFMQTGTSTGRLSSRNPNLQNIPVKTSIGRRIRYGFIAREGYSLISADYSQIELRLLAHFSQDPNLLESFINDKDIHLETAIKIFGQDEAKEKRNIAKSINFGLIYGMGAKKLAQTLKISQSKSKEYIDSYFESFPTVRDYLQKEENFIFNNGYALTLLGRTRNFDFHNIAEYEKLAFLREGVNSIFQGSAADLIKLSMNKCFDRFKNRDIKLLLQVHDELIFEVKDSEVDSASKEILEIMNNIYTLRVPLKCGISIGKRWSELK, encoded by the coding sequence ATGAAAACTCTATCTATTATCGATACTTTTGGATATTTTTTTCGAAATTTTTATGCGATGCCAAAATTAAAAAGCAAAGATGGTAAGCCAAGCGGTGTTTTGCTTGGCTTTGCAAATCTCATCAATCAGCTATATAATGATGATTCTAACTATATCATTTTTGCATTAGAAGGTGAGGGCGATAAAAAAAGAAAAGATATTGCAAGTGATTATAAAGCAAATCGTAAAGAAATAGATATAGATTTATCTTTGCAGATTCAAATCGCAATTGAATGGATAAAAAAAATGAATTTGCCTTATATATCTATTAATGGATATGAGGCTGATGATGCCATAGCTTCTATTAAATCTATTGTAAAAGATGTAAATATTAGAATTGTTAGTGTTGATAAGGATTTATATCAATTAATAGATTCTAATACTTATATATATGATCCAATAAAAAAGAAAAGCATATACAAAGAAGAATGTTTTGAGAAATTTGGTGTATATCCAGAGCAATTTGTTGATTATCAAAGTTTGGTTGGAGATTCAAGTGATAATGTATCTGGCATAAAAGGCATTGGTACAAAAACTGCACAAAAATTAATTAGCAATTTTAACTCACTTGATGGAGTGTATAATAATATCCATTCACTAAAAAATTTTCTAACGCCAAAATTGATTAGTAGGATTATTGAAGGCAAAGATTCTGCTTATCAAAGTAAAGAGCTTGTAAGATTAAGAGATGATTTATTGGATTCTTTTGATTTAGAATCTACTTTAAAACCAGCAACTAATCCACTATTTTTGATAGAAGATGAGCTAAAAAGCTATGATATAAATATCCTATCAAAAATAAAAAAAGATTTGCATATCACAAAAAATAAATCTTTATTAAATTTTGAATGTATAAAAATTGTAGATACCAAAGAATTGCATAAGATTATAGATTCAATTGATAAAAATAGTATTGTTGCTTTTGATACAGAGACTAATTCTCTTGATGTAAAGAGTAGTGATATTGTCGGATTTTCTTTTGCTTATTCTTTAGATGTTGGTTATTATGTGCCGCTTAATCATTTTTATCTTGGTGTAGAAGAGCAAATATCTATTAGTGATGCAAAAAAAGCATTAGAAAAATTATTTAAACATCATATAATAGGACATAATCTAAAATTTGATATAGCTGTAATAAAAAGAAATTTTGATTTAGAGATCACTGATTATAGCGATACATTGATACTTGCATGGCTAGAGAATCCATCAGGTATGTTAAACCTTGATTATCAAACAAAGAAAAATTTTGATTATGTTACTACTAAGTTTGAAGATATTGTAAATAAAGGTGATACATTTGCTAGTGTCCAAATTGATATAGCGACAAAATATGGAGCACAAGATTCTATATGCAGTTTGGCTTTGTATCATCATTTTATGAATACATTAAATAAGAATCTCCTAGATATTGCAAGAAATGTAGAGTTTCCATTTATCAAAGTTTTGATAGAAATGGAAGGCAATGGAATAGGTATAGATTTAGATTTTTTTCATCAATTAAAATTAGAGCTAGAATCTAAGATTAAAGATATAAGCAGCAAGATTTATAGTATCGCAGGCAATGAATTTAATATCAATTCTACAAGGCAATTAGGCGATGTGCTATTTAATAAATTTAATCTAAAAAAAGGCAGAATCTTAAAAAGCGGATATAGCACTGATGAAAAAACATTAGAATCTTTAATAGATTCTCATCCTATTATCCCTTGCATATTAGAGCATCGTGAATTAAATAAACTTTTAAACACTTATGTAATACCAATAATAAATCTAAACATAAATCGCAGAATCTACACTTCATTTATGCAAACAGGAACTAGCACAGGTCGTCTTAGCTCAAGAAATCCAAATTTGCAAAATATCCCTGTTAAAACTTCTATTGGAAGAAGAATACGATATGGTTTTATTGCAAGGGAAGGATATAGTCTCATTTCCGCAGATTATTCACAGATTGAACTGCGATTATTAGCCCATTTTTCACAGGATCCAAATCTATTAGAATCTTTTATAAATGATAAAGATATACATTTAGAAACTGCAATAAAAATATTTGGGCAAGATGAAGCTAAAGAAAAAAGAAATATTGCAAAAAGTATTAATTTTGGTTTGATTTATGGAATGGGTGCAAAAAAACTTGCTCAAACTCTCAAAATATCACAATCTAAAAGTAAGGAATACATAGATAGCTATTTTGAGAGTTTTCCAACAGTGCGGGATTATCTCCAAAAAGAGGAAAATTTTATTTTTAACAATGGATATGCCCTTACCTTGCTTGGTAGAACTAGAAATTTTGATTTTCATAATATTGCAGAATATGAAAAATTGGCATTTCTTAGAGAAGGTGTAAATTCAATTTTTCAAGGTAGTGCAGCTGACTTGATAAAATTATCTATGAATAAATGTTTTGATAGATTCAAAAATAGAGATATAAAATTATTATTACAAGTGCATGATGAATTGATATTTGAAGTAAAAGATAGCGAAGTAGATAGTGCAAGCAAAGAAATACTAGAGATTATGAATAATATTTATACGCTTAGAGTTCCACTTAAATGTGGCATAAGTATAGGCAAACGTTGGTCTGAACTAAAATAA
- a CDS encoding exodeoxyribonuclease III, which yields MKLISWNVNGLRACMNKGFQDFFDSVDSDLFCIQETKMQQEQSSFDFPNYYSFWNSAIKKGYSGTLILSKIKPISQSYGINIDKHDNEGRVITLEFDKFYLVNVYTPNSQRELTRLDYRMEWEDDFRTYLLSLKKPVVICGDLNVAHKEIDLKNPKQNTKNAGFTKEEREKFSILLDSGFIDSYRYLYPDKSDAYTWWSYMANSRAKNIGWRIDYFLLSNSLKDNLKEANIYSEIYGSDHCPVEIILDI from the coding sequence ATGAAATTAATATCTTGGAATGTTAATGGACTTCGTGCTTGTATGAATAAAGGATTCCAAGATTTTTTTGATAGCGTAGATTCTGATTTATTTTGCATTCAAGAAACAAAAATGCAACAAGAGCAATCTAGCTTTGATTTTCCTAATTATTATAGTTTTTGGAATAGCGCCATCAAAAAGGGCTATTCTGGGACTTTAATACTCTCTAAGATAAAACCAATCTCACAATCTTATGGTATTAATATTGATAAACATGACAATGAAGGTCGTGTAATCACACTTGAATTTGATAAATTTTATTTGGTAAATGTATATACTCCAAATTCTCAAAGAGAACTTACTAGATTAGATTATAGAATGGAGTGGGAAGATGATTTTAGAACTTATCTTTTATCGCTTAAAAAACCTGTTGTTATATGTGGTGATTTAAATGTTGCACATAAAGAGATTGATTTAAAAAATCCAAAGCAAAATACAAAAAATGCAGGTTTTACAAAAGAAGAGAGAGAAAAATTCAGTATTTTATTAGATTCTGGATTTATTGATAGTTATAGATATTTATATCCAGATAAAAGCGATGCTTACACTTGGTGGTCTTATATGGCAAATTCTCGTGCTAAAAATATTGGCTGGCGGATTGATTATTTTTTATTGTCCAATTCTTTAAAAGATAATCTAAAAGAAGCTAATATTTATAGTGAGATTTATGGAAGCGATCATTGCCCTGTAGAGATTATCCTAGATATTTAA